One Symphalangus syndactylus isolate Jambi chromosome 20, NHGRI_mSymSyn1-v2.1_pri, whole genome shotgun sequence DNA segment encodes these proteins:
- the CTC1 gene encoding CST complex subunit CTC1 isoform X2, producing the protein MAAGRDQALSSEQAWLEDAQVFIQKTLCPAVKEPNVQLTPSVIDCVKTVWLSQGRNQASTLPLSYSFVSVQDLKTHQRLPCCSHLSWSSSAYQAWAQEAGPNGNPLPREQLLLLGTLTDLSADLEQECRNGSLYVRDNTGVLSCELIDLDLSWLGHLFLFPCWSYLPPARWNSSGDGHLELWDAPVPVFPLTVSPGPVTPIPVLYPESASRLLRLRSHPAVTHVSVIVQVPAQLVWHRALRPSTAYVLTELRVSKIRGQRQHVWMTSQSSRLLLLKPECVQELELELEGPLLEADPKPLPTPSNSEDKKDPEGLVRYSRLLSYSGTVTGVLNEPAGLYELDGQLGLCLAYQQFRGLRRVMRPGVCLQLQDVHLLQSVGGGTRRPVLAPCLRGAVLLQSFSRQKPGTHSSRQAYGASLYEQLVWERQLGLPLYLWATKALEELACKLCPHVLRHHQFLQHSSPGSPSLGLQLLAPTLDLLAPPGSPVRNAHNEILEEPHHCPLQKYTRLHTPSSFPTLATLKEEGQRKAWASFDPKALLPLPEASHLPSCQLNRRLAWSWLCLLPSAFHPAQVLLGVLVASSHKGCLQLRDQSGSLPCLLLAKHSQPLSDPRLIGCLVQAERFQLIVERDVRSSFPSWKELSMPDFIQKQQARVYVQFFLADALILPVPRPSLHSATPSTPQTDPTGPEGPHLGQSRLFLLCHKEALMKRNFCVPPGASPEVPKPALSFYVLGSWLGGTQRKEGTGWGLPEPQGNDDKDQKVHLIFFGSSVRWFEFLHPGQVYRLIAPGPSTPMLFEKDGSSCISRHPLELAGCASCLTVQDNWTLELESSQDIQDVLDANKALPESSLTDLLSDNFTDSLVSFSAEILSRTLCEPLVASLWMKLGNTGAMRRCVKLTVALETAECEFPPHLDIYIEDPHLPPSLGLLPGARVHFSQLEKRVSRSHNVYCCFRSSTYVQVLSFPRETTISVPLPHIYLAELLQGGQSPFQATTSCHIVSVFSLQLFWVCAYCTSICRQGKCTRLGPTCPTQTAVSQAIIRLLVEDGTAEAVVTCRNHHVAAALGLCPKEWASLLEFVRVPGRVVLQFAGPGAQLESSAGVDEPMTMFLWTLCTSPSVLRPVVLSFELERKPSKIVPLEPPRLQRFQCGELPFLTHVNPRLRLSCLSIRESEYSSSLGILASSC; encoded by the exons CTTCGTCTCAGTACAGGACCTCAAGACTCACCAGCGTCTCCCATGCTGCAGCCACCTGTCCTGGAGCAGTAGTGCATACCAGGCCTGGGCCCAAGAGGCTGGACCAAATGGGAACCCCCTGCCCCGAGAGCAGCTGTTACTTTTAGGGACACTAACAGACCTATCGGCGGACTTGGAACAAGAGTGCAGGAACGGAAGCCTCTATGTGAGAGATAACACTGGCGTCCTGAGCTGTGAG CTCATAGACCTGGACCTTTCTTGGTTGGGCCATCTTTTTCTATTCCCCTGTTGGAGTTACCTCCCTCCTGCCAGGTGGAATTCCTCAGGGGACGGGCACTTGGAGCTGTGGGATGCCCCTGTGCCAGTGTTTCCTTTGACCGTCAGTCCTGGCCCTGTCACGCCTATCCCTGTCCTCTACCCAGAGAGTGCTTCCCGCCTGCTCAGGCTCAG ATCACACCCAGCTGTCACTCACGTGTCCGTCATCGTGCAG GTCCCTGCCCAGCTGGTGTGGCACAGAGCCCTTCGGCCTAGTACGGCCTATGTGCTGACAGAACTGCGAGTGTCCAAGATCCGTGGTCAGCGCCAGCATGTTTGGATGACCAGTCAGTCCTCCCGTCTGTTGCTGCTGAAACCAGAATGTGTGCAGGAGCTGGAACTGGAGCTGGAAGGACCCCTCTTAGAGGCTGACCCCAAGCCACTCCCCACGCCCAGCAATTCAGAGGACAAGAAGGATCCAGAAGGTCTTGTCCGGTATTCTAGACTCCTGTCCTATTCG GGAACAGTCACTGGCGTGTTGAATGAGCCCGCTGGCCTCTATGAGCTGGATGGGCAGCTGGGGCTCTGCCTTGCCTACCAGCAGTTCCGTGGCCTCAGACGGGTGATGCGACCTGGAGTGTGTCTGCAG CTCCAGGATGTTCACCTGCTCCAGTCGGTGGGAGGGGGGACAAGAAGGCCGGTGCTCGCCCCCTGCCTCCGTGGCGCTGTTCTGCTTCAAAGCTTCTCTCGTCAGAAGCCTGGGACTCACTCATCCCGTCAAGCCTACGGGGCCTCCCTGTACGAGCAGTTGGTGTGGGAACGTCAGTTAGGACTTCCCCTCTACCTGTGGGCTACCAAGGCCCTGGAGGAGCTGGCCTGCAA GCTGTGTCCCCATGTGCTGAGACACCACCAGTTCCTGCAACATTCCTCTCCTGGGAGCCCCAGCCTGGGACTGCAACTCCTGGCTCCTACCCTGGATCTTCTGGCTCCGCCAGGCAGCCCTGTTCGAAATGCACACAATGAGATCCTTGAAGAGCCACATCACTGTCCCCTCCAGAAA TACACTCGGCTGCatactccctcctccttccccactctGGCCACCCTGAAAGAGGAAGGACAGCGTAAGGCCTGGGCCTCCTTTGACCCTAAGGCCCTTCTGCCCCTCCCGGAGGCCTCCCACCTGCCCAGCTGCCAACTCAATCGCCGCCTGGCTTGGTCCTGGCTCTGTCTGCTGCCCTCTGCCTTCCACCCAGCCCAG GTTTTACTTGGGGTTCTGGTGGCTTCATCTCATAAAGGTTGTCTGCAACTTCGGGACCAAAGTGGTTCCCTGCCCTGCCTGCTCCTGGCCAAGCACTCTCAACCCCTCAGTGACCCACGGTTGATAG GCTGCCTGGTGCAGGCAGAGAGGTTTCAGTTGATCGTAGAGAGGGACGTGAGAAGCAGCTTCCCTTCCTGGAAGGAGCTGAGCATGCCAGACTTCATCCAGAAGCAGCAGGCCAG AGTCTATGTCCAGTTCTTTCTGGCTGATGCCCTGATCCTGCCTGTGCCCAGACCCTCCCTTCATTCAGCAACACCCTCAACGCCTCAGACAGATCCCACCGGCCCAGAGGGACCCCACCTAGGACAGAGCCGGCTCTTCTTGCTCTGCCACAAGGAGGCCCTCATGAAGCGTAATTTTTGTGTCCCCCCAGGAGCAAGTCCAGAGGTGCCCAAGCCCGCCCTCAGTTTCTATGTGTTGGGGAGCTGGCTTGGGGGCACCCAGAGGAAGGAGGGGACTGGATGGGGGCTGCCCGAGCCCCAGGGAAATGACGACAAGGATCAGAAG gttcacctcATTTTCTTTGGCTCTTCAGTCCGCTGGTTTGAGTTCTTGCACCCGGGACAAGTGTACCGACTCATAGCTCCTGGCCCCTCT ACACCAATGTTGTTTGAGAAGGATGGTTCATCCTGCATATCTCGGCATCCTCTGGAGTTGGCTGGCTGTGCATCCTGCCTCACTGTCCAGGACAACTGGACTCTGGAGCTTGAAAGCTCCCAGGACATCCAAGATGTGCTGGATGCAAACAAGGCATTGCCTGAATCCTCACTGACCGACCTGCTCAGTGACAA TTTCACAGATTCCTTGGTGTCTTTCTCCGCTGAGATTTTGTCACGGACACTATGTGAACCCCTTGTGGCGTCTCTCTGGATGAAACTGG GGAACACGGGGGCCATGAGAAGGTGTGTGAAGCTAACGGTCGCTCTTGAGACTGCTGAATGTGAATTCCCCCCTCACCTGGACATATATATTGAAGACCCACACTTGCCTCCCTCACTAGGACTCCTTCCAGGAGCCCGGGTCCACTTTAGCCAGTTGGAGAAAAGGGTTTCCAG ATCTCACAATGTTTATTGTTGTTTCCGGTCATCCACTTATGTGCAGGTCCTGAGTTTTCCCCGTGAGACCACCATCAG CGTTCCCCTGCCCCACATCTACCTGGCTGAACTTCTGCAGGGTGGTCAGTCCCCATTCCAGGCCACTACCTCTTGCCATATCGTCTCTGTCTTCAGCCTTCAGCTGTTCTGGGTGTGTGCTTATTGTACCAGCATCTGCCGGCAG GGAAAGTGCACTCGCCTGGGCCCCACTTGCCCTACACAGACAGCTGTAAGCCAGGCCATCATCAG GCTCCTGGTGGAGGATGGGACTGCCGAAGCCGTGGTGACCTGTAGGAATCACCATGTGGCAGCAGCACTAGGGCTGTGTCCTAAAGAGTGGGCCTCCCTCCTAGAGTTCGTCCGAGTGCCAGGCAGAGTGGTCTTGCAGTTTGCAGGGCCTGGAGCCCAACTTGAG TCTTCAGCCGGGGTTGATGAGCCCATGACCATGTTCCTCTGGACACTTTGTACTAGCCCCTCTGTCCTCCGTCCTGTTGTGCTTTCTTTTGAGCTGGAAAGGAAACCGTCTAAGATTGTCCCATTAG AACCTCCTCGGCTACAGCGATTCCAGTGTGGAGAGCTCCCTTTCCTGACTCATGTGAACCCCAGGCTCCGATTGTCTTGCCTTTCTATCCGAGAGTCAGAGTACTCCAGCTCTCTGGGGATCCTTGCTTCCTCTTGTTAA
- the CTC1 gene encoding CST complex subunit CTC1 isoform X4: MAAGRDQALSSEQAWLEDAQVFIQKTLCPAVKEPNVQLTPSVIDCVKTVWLSQGRNQASTLPLSYSFVSVQDLKTHQRLPCCSHLSWSSSAYQAWAQEAGPNGNPLPREQLLLLGTLTDLSADLEQECRNGSLYVRDNTGVLSCELIDLDLSWLGHLFLFPCWSYLPPARWNSSGDGHLELWDAPVPVFPLTVSPGPVTPIPVLYPESASRLLRLRNKLRGVQRNLAGNLVRLSALVKSKQKAYFILSLGRSHPAVTHVSVIVQVPAQLVWHRALRPSTAYVLTELRVSKIRGQRQHVWMTSQSSRLLLLKPECVQELELELEGPLLEADPKPLPTPSNSEDKKDPEGLVRYSRLLSYSGTVTGVLNEPAGLYELDGQLGLCLAYQQFRGLRRVMRPGVCLQLQDVHLLQSVGGGTRRPVLAPCLRGAVLLQSFSRQKPGTHSSRQAYGASLYEQLVWERQLGLPLYLWATKALEELACKLCPHVLRHHQFLQHSSPGSPSLGLQLLAPTLDLLAPPGSPVRNAHNEILEEPHHCPLQKYTRLHTPSSFPTLATLKEEGQRKAWASFDPKALLPLPEASHLPSCQLNRRLAWSWLCLLPSAFHPAQVLLGVLVASSHKGCLQLRDQSGSLPCLLLAKHSQPLSDPRLIGCLVQAERFQLIVERDVRSSFPSWKELSMPDFIQKQQARVYVQFFLADALILPVPRPSLHSATPSTPQTDPTGPEGPHLGQSRLFLLCHKEALMKRNFCVPPGASPEVPKPALSFYVLGSWLGGTQRKEGTGWGLPEPQGNDDKDQKVHLIFFGSSVRWFEFLHPGQVYRLIAPGPSTPMLFEKDGSSCISRHPLELAGCASCLTVQDNWTLELESSQDIQDVLDANKALPESSLTDLLSDNFTDSLVSFSAEILSRTLCEPLVASLWMKLGNTGAMRRCVKLTVALETAECEFPPHLDIYIEDPHLPPSLGLLPGARVHFSQLEKRVSRS; this comes from the exons CTTCGTCTCAGTACAGGACCTCAAGACTCACCAGCGTCTCCCATGCTGCAGCCACCTGTCCTGGAGCAGTAGTGCATACCAGGCCTGGGCCCAAGAGGCTGGACCAAATGGGAACCCCCTGCCCCGAGAGCAGCTGTTACTTTTAGGGACACTAACAGACCTATCGGCGGACTTGGAACAAGAGTGCAGGAACGGAAGCCTCTATGTGAGAGATAACACTGGCGTCCTGAGCTGTGAG CTCATAGACCTGGACCTTTCTTGGTTGGGCCATCTTTTTCTATTCCCCTGTTGGAGTTACCTCCCTCCTGCCAGGTGGAATTCCTCAGGGGACGGGCACTTGGAGCTGTGGGATGCCCCTGTGCCAGTGTTTCCTTTGACCGTCAGTCCTGGCCCTGTCACGCCTATCCCTGTCCTCTACCCAGAGAGTGCTTCCCGCCTGCTCAGGCTCAG aAACAAGCTCAGAGGTGTGCAGCGAAACCTGGCTGGGAATCTAGTTCGATTGAGTGCTCTGGTGAAAAGTAAACAGAAAGCTTACTTCATCCTGTCTCTTGGTAGATCACACCCAGCTGTCACTCACGTGTCCGTCATCGTGCAG GTCCCTGCCCAGCTGGTGTGGCACAGAGCCCTTCGGCCTAGTACGGCCTATGTGCTGACAGAACTGCGAGTGTCCAAGATCCGTGGTCAGCGCCAGCATGTTTGGATGACCAGTCAGTCCTCCCGTCTGTTGCTGCTGAAACCAGAATGTGTGCAGGAGCTGGAACTGGAGCTGGAAGGACCCCTCTTAGAGGCTGACCCCAAGCCACTCCCCACGCCCAGCAATTCAGAGGACAAGAAGGATCCAGAAGGTCTTGTCCGGTATTCTAGACTCCTGTCCTATTCG GGAACAGTCACTGGCGTGTTGAATGAGCCCGCTGGCCTCTATGAGCTGGATGGGCAGCTGGGGCTCTGCCTTGCCTACCAGCAGTTCCGTGGCCTCAGACGGGTGATGCGACCTGGAGTGTGTCTGCAG CTCCAGGATGTTCACCTGCTCCAGTCGGTGGGAGGGGGGACAAGAAGGCCGGTGCTCGCCCCCTGCCTCCGTGGCGCTGTTCTGCTTCAAAGCTTCTCTCGTCAGAAGCCTGGGACTCACTCATCCCGTCAAGCCTACGGGGCCTCCCTGTACGAGCAGTTGGTGTGGGAACGTCAGTTAGGACTTCCCCTCTACCTGTGGGCTACCAAGGCCCTGGAGGAGCTGGCCTGCAA GCTGTGTCCCCATGTGCTGAGACACCACCAGTTCCTGCAACATTCCTCTCCTGGGAGCCCCAGCCTGGGACTGCAACTCCTGGCTCCTACCCTGGATCTTCTGGCTCCGCCAGGCAGCCCTGTTCGAAATGCACACAATGAGATCCTTGAAGAGCCACATCACTGTCCCCTCCAGAAA TACACTCGGCTGCatactccctcctccttccccactctGGCCACCCTGAAAGAGGAAGGACAGCGTAAGGCCTGGGCCTCCTTTGACCCTAAGGCCCTTCTGCCCCTCCCGGAGGCCTCCCACCTGCCCAGCTGCCAACTCAATCGCCGCCTGGCTTGGTCCTGGCTCTGTCTGCTGCCCTCTGCCTTCCACCCAGCCCAG GTTTTACTTGGGGTTCTGGTGGCTTCATCTCATAAAGGTTGTCTGCAACTTCGGGACCAAAGTGGTTCCCTGCCCTGCCTGCTCCTGGCCAAGCACTCTCAACCCCTCAGTGACCCACGGTTGATAG GCTGCCTGGTGCAGGCAGAGAGGTTTCAGTTGATCGTAGAGAGGGACGTGAGAAGCAGCTTCCCTTCCTGGAAGGAGCTGAGCATGCCAGACTTCATCCAGAAGCAGCAGGCCAG AGTCTATGTCCAGTTCTTTCTGGCTGATGCCCTGATCCTGCCTGTGCCCAGACCCTCCCTTCATTCAGCAACACCCTCAACGCCTCAGACAGATCCCACCGGCCCAGAGGGACCCCACCTAGGACAGAGCCGGCTCTTCTTGCTCTGCCACAAGGAGGCCCTCATGAAGCGTAATTTTTGTGTCCCCCCAGGAGCAAGTCCAGAGGTGCCCAAGCCCGCCCTCAGTTTCTATGTGTTGGGGAGCTGGCTTGGGGGCACCCAGAGGAAGGAGGGGACTGGATGGGGGCTGCCCGAGCCCCAGGGAAATGACGACAAGGATCAGAAG gttcacctcATTTTCTTTGGCTCTTCAGTCCGCTGGTTTGAGTTCTTGCACCCGGGACAAGTGTACCGACTCATAGCTCCTGGCCCCTCT ACACCAATGTTGTTTGAGAAGGATGGTTCATCCTGCATATCTCGGCATCCTCTGGAGTTGGCTGGCTGTGCATCCTGCCTCACTGTCCAGGACAACTGGACTCTGGAGCTTGAAAGCTCCCAGGACATCCAAGATGTGCTGGATGCAAACAAGGCATTGCCTGAATCCTCACTGACCGACCTGCTCAGTGACAA TTTCACAGATTCCTTGGTGTCTTTCTCCGCTGAGATTTTGTCACGGACACTATGTGAACCCCTTGTGGCGTCTCTCTGGATGAAACTGG GGAACACGGGGGCCATGAGAAGGTGTGTGAAGCTAACGGTCGCTCTTGAGACTGCTGAATGTGAATTCCCCCCTCACCTGGACATATATATTGAAGACCCACACTTGCCTCCCTCACTAGGACTCCTTCCAGGAGCCCGGGTCCACTTTAGCCAGTTGGAGAAAAGGGTTTCCAG GTCCTGA
- the CTC1 gene encoding CST complex subunit CTC1 isoform X1 produces the protein MAAGRDQALSSEQAWLEDAQVFIQKTLCPAVKEPNVQLTPSVIDCVKTVWLSQGRNQASTLPLSYSFVSVQDLKTHQRLPCCSHLSWSSSAYQAWAQEAGPNGNPLPREQLLLLGTLTDLSADLEQECRNGSLYVRDNTGVLSCELIDLDLSWLGHLFLFPCWSYLPPARWNSSGDGHLELWDAPVPVFPLTVSPGPVTPIPVLYPESASRLLRLRNKLRGVQRNLAGNLVRLSALVKSKQKAYFILSLGRSHPAVTHVSVIVQVPAQLVWHRALRPSTAYVLTELRVSKIRGQRQHVWMTSQSSRLLLLKPECVQELELELEGPLLEADPKPLPTPSNSEDKKDPEGLVRYSRLLSYSGTVTGVLNEPAGLYELDGQLGLCLAYQQFRGLRRVMRPGVCLQLQDVHLLQSVGGGTRRPVLAPCLRGAVLLQSFSRQKPGTHSSRQAYGASLYEQLVWERQLGLPLYLWATKALEELACKLCPHVLRHHQFLQHSSPGSPSLGLQLLAPTLDLLAPPGSPVRNAHNEILEEPHHCPLQKYTRLHTPSSFPTLATLKEEGQRKAWASFDPKALLPLPEASHLPSCQLNRRLAWSWLCLLPSAFHPAQVLLGVLVASSHKGCLQLRDQSGSLPCLLLAKHSQPLSDPRLIGCLVQAERFQLIVERDVRSSFPSWKELSMPDFIQKQQARVYVQFFLADALILPVPRPSLHSATPSTPQTDPTGPEGPHLGQSRLFLLCHKEALMKRNFCVPPGASPEVPKPALSFYVLGSWLGGTQRKEGTGWGLPEPQGNDDKDQKVHLIFFGSSVRWFEFLHPGQVYRLIAPGPSTPMLFEKDGSSCISRHPLELAGCASCLTVQDNWTLELESSQDIQDVLDANKALPESSLTDLLSDNFTDSLVSFSAEILSRTLCEPLVASLWMKLGNTGAMRRCVKLTVALETAECEFPPHLDIYIEDPHLPPSLGLLPGARVHFSQLEKRVSRSHNVYCCFRSSTYVQVLSFPRETTISVPLPHIYLAELLQGGQSPFQATTSCHIVSVFSLQLFWVCAYCTSICRQGKCTRLGPTCPTQTAVSQAIIRLLVEDGTAEAVVTCRNHHVAAALGLCPKEWASLLEFVRVPGRVVLQFAGPGAQLESSAGVDEPMTMFLWTLCTSPSVLRPVVLSFELERKPSKIVPLEPPRLQRFQCGELPFLTHVNPRLRLSCLSIRESEYSSSLGILASSC, from the exons CTTCGTCTCAGTACAGGACCTCAAGACTCACCAGCGTCTCCCATGCTGCAGCCACCTGTCCTGGAGCAGTAGTGCATACCAGGCCTGGGCCCAAGAGGCTGGACCAAATGGGAACCCCCTGCCCCGAGAGCAGCTGTTACTTTTAGGGACACTAACAGACCTATCGGCGGACTTGGAACAAGAGTGCAGGAACGGAAGCCTCTATGTGAGAGATAACACTGGCGTCCTGAGCTGTGAG CTCATAGACCTGGACCTTTCTTGGTTGGGCCATCTTTTTCTATTCCCCTGTTGGAGTTACCTCCCTCCTGCCAGGTGGAATTCCTCAGGGGACGGGCACTTGGAGCTGTGGGATGCCCCTGTGCCAGTGTTTCCTTTGACCGTCAGTCCTGGCCCTGTCACGCCTATCCCTGTCCTCTACCCAGAGAGTGCTTCCCGCCTGCTCAGGCTCAG aAACAAGCTCAGAGGTGTGCAGCGAAACCTGGCTGGGAATCTAGTTCGATTGAGTGCTCTGGTGAAAAGTAAACAGAAAGCTTACTTCATCCTGTCTCTTGGTAGATCACACCCAGCTGTCACTCACGTGTCCGTCATCGTGCAG GTCCCTGCCCAGCTGGTGTGGCACAGAGCCCTTCGGCCTAGTACGGCCTATGTGCTGACAGAACTGCGAGTGTCCAAGATCCGTGGTCAGCGCCAGCATGTTTGGATGACCAGTCAGTCCTCCCGTCTGTTGCTGCTGAAACCAGAATGTGTGCAGGAGCTGGAACTGGAGCTGGAAGGACCCCTCTTAGAGGCTGACCCCAAGCCACTCCCCACGCCCAGCAATTCAGAGGACAAGAAGGATCCAGAAGGTCTTGTCCGGTATTCTAGACTCCTGTCCTATTCG GGAACAGTCACTGGCGTGTTGAATGAGCCCGCTGGCCTCTATGAGCTGGATGGGCAGCTGGGGCTCTGCCTTGCCTACCAGCAGTTCCGTGGCCTCAGACGGGTGATGCGACCTGGAGTGTGTCTGCAG CTCCAGGATGTTCACCTGCTCCAGTCGGTGGGAGGGGGGACAAGAAGGCCGGTGCTCGCCCCCTGCCTCCGTGGCGCTGTTCTGCTTCAAAGCTTCTCTCGTCAGAAGCCTGGGACTCACTCATCCCGTCAAGCCTACGGGGCCTCCCTGTACGAGCAGTTGGTGTGGGAACGTCAGTTAGGACTTCCCCTCTACCTGTGGGCTACCAAGGCCCTGGAGGAGCTGGCCTGCAA GCTGTGTCCCCATGTGCTGAGACACCACCAGTTCCTGCAACATTCCTCTCCTGGGAGCCCCAGCCTGGGACTGCAACTCCTGGCTCCTACCCTGGATCTTCTGGCTCCGCCAGGCAGCCCTGTTCGAAATGCACACAATGAGATCCTTGAAGAGCCACATCACTGTCCCCTCCAGAAA TACACTCGGCTGCatactccctcctccttccccactctGGCCACCCTGAAAGAGGAAGGACAGCGTAAGGCCTGGGCCTCCTTTGACCCTAAGGCCCTTCTGCCCCTCCCGGAGGCCTCCCACCTGCCCAGCTGCCAACTCAATCGCCGCCTGGCTTGGTCCTGGCTCTGTCTGCTGCCCTCTGCCTTCCACCCAGCCCAG GTTTTACTTGGGGTTCTGGTGGCTTCATCTCATAAAGGTTGTCTGCAACTTCGGGACCAAAGTGGTTCCCTGCCCTGCCTGCTCCTGGCCAAGCACTCTCAACCCCTCAGTGACCCACGGTTGATAG GCTGCCTGGTGCAGGCAGAGAGGTTTCAGTTGATCGTAGAGAGGGACGTGAGAAGCAGCTTCCCTTCCTGGAAGGAGCTGAGCATGCCAGACTTCATCCAGAAGCAGCAGGCCAG AGTCTATGTCCAGTTCTTTCTGGCTGATGCCCTGATCCTGCCTGTGCCCAGACCCTCCCTTCATTCAGCAACACCCTCAACGCCTCAGACAGATCCCACCGGCCCAGAGGGACCCCACCTAGGACAGAGCCGGCTCTTCTTGCTCTGCCACAAGGAGGCCCTCATGAAGCGTAATTTTTGTGTCCCCCCAGGAGCAAGTCCAGAGGTGCCCAAGCCCGCCCTCAGTTTCTATGTGTTGGGGAGCTGGCTTGGGGGCACCCAGAGGAAGGAGGGGACTGGATGGGGGCTGCCCGAGCCCCAGGGAAATGACGACAAGGATCAGAAG gttcacctcATTTTCTTTGGCTCTTCAGTCCGCTGGTTTGAGTTCTTGCACCCGGGACAAGTGTACCGACTCATAGCTCCTGGCCCCTCT ACACCAATGTTGTTTGAGAAGGATGGTTCATCCTGCATATCTCGGCATCCTCTGGAGTTGGCTGGCTGTGCATCCTGCCTCACTGTCCAGGACAACTGGACTCTGGAGCTTGAAAGCTCCCAGGACATCCAAGATGTGCTGGATGCAAACAAGGCATTGCCTGAATCCTCACTGACCGACCTGCTCAGTGACAA TTTCACAGATTCCTTGGTGTCTTTCTCCGCTGAGATTTTGTCACGGACACTATGTGAACCCCTTGTGGCGTCTCTCTGGATGAAACTGG GGAACACGGGGGCCATGAGAAGGTGTGTGAAGCTAACGGTCGCTCTTGAGACTGCTGAATGTGAATTCCCCCCTCACCTGGACATATATATTGAAGACCCACACTTGCCTCCCTCACTAGGACTCCTTCCAGGAGCCCGGGTCCACTTTAGCCAGTTGGAGAAAAGGGTTTCCAG ATCTCACAATGTTTATTGTTGTTTCCGGTCATCCACTTATGTGCAGGTCCTGAGTTTTCCCCGTGAGACCACCATCAG CGTTCCCCTGCCCCACATCTACCTGGCTGAACTTCTGCAGGGTGGTCAGTCCCCATTCCAGGCCACTACCTCTTGCCATATCGTCTCTGTCTTCAGCCTTCAGCTGTTCTGGGTGTGTGCTTATTGTACCAGCATCTGCCGGCAG GGAAAGTGCACTCGCCTGGGCCCCACTTGCCCTACACAGACAGCTGTAAGCCAGGCCATCATCAG GCTCCTGGTGGAGGATGGGACTGCCGAAGCCGTGGTGACCTGTAGGAATCACCATGTGGCAGCAGCACTAGGGCTGTGTCCTAAAGAGTGGGCCTCCCTCCTAGAGTTCGTCCGAGTGCCAGGCAGAGTGGTCTTGCAGTTTGCAGGGCCTGGAGCCCAACTTGAG TCTTCAGCCGGGGTTGATGAGCCCATGACCATGTTCCTCTGGACACTTTGTACTAGCCCCTCTGTCCTCCGTCCTGTTGTGCTTTCTTTTGAGCTGGAAAGGAAACCGTCTAAGATTGTCCCATTAG AACCTCCTCGGCTACAGCGATTCCAGTGTGGAGAGCTCCCTTTCCTGACTCATGTGAACCCCAGGCTCCGATTGTCTTGCCTTTCTATCCGAGAGTCAGAGTACTCCAGCTCTCTGGGGATCCTTGCTTCCTCTTGTTAA